Below is a genomic region from Candidatus Stygibacter australis.
GTAAACTGTTTCCACAACAAACTTCAAGTGAATTTGTTACTCAGATCAGAAATGATAAGCATTTCTACGGTGTAGTCAATCTGGAGAATCTTCCTAAGGATCATGTGATTGATGAGCGTTATGAGATAAAGGAAAAACTAGGGCAGGGTGGTTTTGGTGCTGTATATCTGGTTTATGACATGGTGATGGAGATAGAAAAAGCCCTGAAGATCATACCGGAAGCAGTGAGTAGTGATAAAGAAGCGATGTTTGATTTGCAGCAAGAAGCCAGGACAATGATCACCTTGAACCATCCTAATATCGTGCGGGTTTATGATTTCCATAACTCAGGAAATATCAAGTTTATTGATATGGAATATGTGGATGGCAAAACACTTAGTGAAATAAAACTGGAATATCCGGATAAATGCGTGCCGGAAGAGAGAGTGAAAGAGCTTGCTATTAAGATAGCCGAAGGTATGGTGTATGCTCATGATAATAATGTATTGCATAAGGACATCAAACCGCAAAACATTAAGGTCAATTCCAAAGGTGAGATCAAGATAATGGATTTTGGCATAGCAGAAACCGTACGCACAAGCATGAGCAGATTGCAGAATTCTTCTTCATCGGGCACATTGGTGTATATGAGTCCTGAGCAGATACGAGGTAAGAATGTAGGCAGAGAATCAGACATCTATTCCTTTGGAGCATTGATTTATGAGTTATTATCTGGACATCCGCCTTTTTATAAGGGAGATATTAGTTATCAGATATTGAATGAAAAACCAGAACCATTAACTCCTGTATCATCTCAGCTCAATGACTTGATACTGAAATGTTTAGAGAAAGGTTACTCAAATCGATTCTTCAGCTTCAATGAGTTGAAAGCATCTATTGATCATAATAAATATAGTTCACATGTTAATACTATCTCAAAATCTGTAAATGGCTTTCAGGCTTCGAAGAAAATGGAACAAGTTGAAAAGGAATCTACCTCTTCTGATCATGACAAAAAAACAATATTTGATAAATTCATGAAGAATTTCTCTACGATTTGTTTAGCAATGATAATTATATTATTATTATCATCAGCATTTTTTTTCAGCTTATTGCCTTATAAAGTTAGTGAAATTCTGTATAAAATTTTGTTGATTGCAATGATAATTGTTATAATTAAAAGAAGAAAATTATTAAATGGTTTGGATATATCAATATATTGGTTCAGTTTAAGTATTTTGTTATATTTTGTATGTTATACATATTTAAATAGAATGTCATGGGAATTTTATCACATTATATCATCTATGAATTTCCTTTTATCGTCAATATGGGGGCTGTATTTACTGAGAAAGAGAAAGAAGAATATTACAGGGAATGAGATAGCAATTTACTGGTTTGGATTAAGTATCGTCATAACTTGTTTTGTAGCTTTTCCAATTTCTGCTTTCACTAATATATCAGTTTATCTATTTGTTATATTATTTATAATTCTTAGCATAATAAGCAGTATCGTAATCCTAACAAAAAGGAAGGGTACGAAAACAGGATTGGAGATTTTCATATATTGGTTTGGATTAAGTGTTGATGTAAGCTTATTGGGAATATTGTTAGAAGAATCATTTTTCAGCGCTTATGATATTTTTCTTTTTATTGGTCCTTTCATATCTATTTCGAGCGGGATGATCCTAATCACTTTAAAGCTATATAGAGTATTAAAGAAAAGAAGATTAGAACAATATTAGGAGAGATTATGCCCTTTTGCAATAAATGTGGAAATAAATTAACTAAAGAAGACGTATTCTGTCCCGAATGTGGAACACCTGTGAAAGCTGTAACCCCTGCCCCAAAGTTTGAGGAGCCAGTTCAAGATGAATTTAAAACTCAAATTCGTGCAGATAAGCATGTCTACGGTGTAGTCAATCTGGAGAATCTTCCTAAGGATCATATAATTGATGAGAGATATGAGATAAAGGAAAAACTGGGTCAGGGTGGATTTGGAGCGGTATATCTGGCTTATGATCAGGTGATGGGAATAGATAAAGCATTAAAGATCATACCGGAAGCAGTGAGTAGTGATAAAGAAGCTATGTTTGACTTGCAACAGGAAGCCAGGACTATGATTGCTTTGAATCATTCTAATATTGTGCGAGTTTATAATTTTCATAATTCGGGGAATATCAAATATATTGATATGGAATATGTGGATGGCAAAACCTTGAGCGAAATAAAGCTGGAATACCCTGATAAATGTGTACCGGAAGAAAGAGTAAAAAAGCTGGCTATTAAGATTGCGGAAGGCATGGCGTATGTTCATGAAAGTAATGTGTTGCATGAGGACATCAAACCGCAAAACATCAAAGAGAACAGCAAAGGCGAGATCAAGATCATGGATTTTGGTATAGCCGAAACAGTGCGCACCAGCATGAGCAGGTTGCAGAATTCTTCATCATCTGGGACATTGGTTTACATGAGTCCAGAGCAGATCTTAGGGAAGAATGTAGGCAGAGAATCAGATATTTATTCTTTTGGAGCTTTGATTTATGAGCTATTATCTGGGCATCCACCCTTTTATAGGGGTGACATCAGTTATCAGATACTGAATGTGCAGCAGGAAAAGCTAATTGGCATATCACAAAGCTTATCAAATACATTAGAAAAGTGCCTGGAGAAGGATTATCAGAATAGAATAAAAGATTTTGAATCTGTTATAATGACTTTACAATCAAGAAAAGATAAGGCAACTAATATCAAAATCATTAAAGATGAAACTGAACAAAAACCAGTTAAATTGACTAATATTGTTTCAGAATTTTCTGGTATTGAAATGGTTTATGTAGAGGGTGGAGAATTTGATATAGGATCGAATAATGGAGTAAAAGGTGAAACACCAGTTCATAGAGTCAAATTGGGCGATTTATTAATTGGGAAATACCCAATTACTCAAGAGCAATATGAAAAAGTGACTGGTAAGAATCCTTCAAGATTTAAAGGTATTGATAAAAATATGCCAGTAGAACGGGTAACCTGGTACGATGCTATAGATTTTTGCAATAAAATGAGTAAAATAGAAGGATTAAATCAATGTTATTCAATTTCAGATAACGATGTTATCTGTGATTTTGAACAAAATGGATATAGACTTCCTCTTGAGGCAGAATGGGGCTTTGCAGCACAAAGTGGTAATAATAAAGATTATTTTCATTTTTCTGGAAGTGAAAATATAGACTTAGTGTGTTGGTATAATGTAAATTCAAATTATCAACCCCAAAAAGTAGGACTGAAAAACCCTAATAAACTTGGGATTTATGATATGAGTGGAAATGTTTGGGAGTGGTGTTGGGATAGATTCGGAAATTTCAAACATACTTCTGAACATGGAGTAATGCGGTTACTTAAAGGAGGCAGTTGGCTTAGTAATGGAGAATTTTGTAAGATTGATTATCGTCTTGACAGCTATCCCAAAACTATCTATAGTAGTTTTGGATTTCGTTTAGTCAGAAATAAATAATATTTTATAAATGAAAAAAAACATGTAAATAAGGAATTATAATGCCTTTTTGCAAAAAATGTGGAAACAAATTAGAAAGTGATGCTGCATTCTGTCCCGAATGCGGCACCCCGACAAGTAATACTAAATCTTCGCAGAAAAAAGTAGAAGAAACAACGGATGATTACAAAACGCAACTACGTGGTAAACCTCAATCATACGGAGTGCTAAATCTTGAGAACCTACCAGAAGGTCACATCATTGATGAACGTTACGAAATAAAGGAGAAAGTAGGACAGGGTGGTTTTGGTGCAGTCTATCGGGTTTATGATAAAAAGATGAACATTGATAAAGCTTTAAAGATCATCCCTGAAGCGATAGTGAGTGATGAAGAAGCGATGGCAGACTTGCAGGCTGAAGCACGTACCATGATCTCACTCAATCACAACAGCATAGTTCGTGTATATGACTTCCATGATACCGGAGCAGTTAAATACATTGATATGGAATTCGTGGAAGGTAAAACACTCACCAAAGTTAAGCTGGAACATCCAAATAAACAAGTACCAGAAGTAAAAGTAAAAGAACTTGCCATTAAGATAGCAGATGGACTTGCTTATGCCCATTCAAAAGGAATCATTCATAAAGATATC
It encodes:
- a CDS encoding protein kinase; this translates as MPYCGDCGIQFGDHLKFCPHCGEPNAFLSEKIDNNTAESKLFPQQTSSEFVTQIRNDKHFYGVVNLENLPKDHVIDERYEIKEKLGQGGFGAVYLVYDMVMEIEKALKIIPEAVSSDKEAMFDLQQEARTMITLNHPNIVRVYDFHNSGNIKFIDMEYVDGKTLSEIKLEYPDKCVPEERVKELAIKIAEGMVYAHDNNVLHKDIKPQNIKVNSKGEIKIMDFGIAETVRTSMSRLQNSSSSGTLVYMSPEQIRGKNVGRESDIYSFGALIYELLSGHPPFYKGDISYQILNEKPEPLTPVSSQLNDLILKCLEKGYSNRFFSFNELKASIDHNKYSSHVNTISKSVNGFQASKKMEQVEKESTSSDHDKKTIFDKFMKNFSTICLAMIIILLLSSAFFFSLLPYKVSEILYKILLIAMIIVIIKRRKLLNGLDISIYWFSLSILLYFVCYTYLNRMSWEFYHIISSMNFLLSSIWGLYLLRKRKKNITGNEIAIYWFGLSIVITCFVAFPISAFTNISVYLFVILFIILSIISSIVILTKRKGTKTGLEIFIYWFGLSVDVSLLGILLEESFFSAYDIFLFIGPFISISSGMILITLKLYRVLKKRRLEQY
- a CDS encoding SUMF1/EgtB/PvdO family nonheme iron enzyme, with protein sequence MPFCNKCGNKLTKEDVFCPECGTPVKAVTPAPKFEEPVQDEFKTQIRADKHVYGVVNLENLPKDHIIDERYEIKEKLGQGGFGAVYLAYDQVMGIDKALKIIPEAVSSDKEAMFDLQQEARTMIALNHSNIVRVYNFHNSGNIKYIDMEYVDGKTLSEIKLEYPDKCVPEERVKKLAIKIAEGMAYVHESNVLHEDIKPQNIKENSKGEIKIMDFGIAETVRTSMSRLQNSSSSGTLVYMSPEQILGKNVGRESDIYSFGALIYELLSGHPPFYRGDISYQILNVQQEKLIGISQSLSNTLEKCLEKDYQNRIKDFESVIMTLQSRKDKATNIKIIKDETEQKPVKLTNIVSEFSGIEMVYVEGGEFDIGSNNGVKGETPVHRVKLGDLLIGKYPITQEQYEKVTGKNPSRFKGIDKNMPVERVTWYDAIDFCNKMSKIEGLNQCYSISDNDVICDFEQNGYRLPLEAEWGFAAQSGNNKDYFHFSGSENIDLVCWYNVNSNYQPQKVGLKNPNKLGIYDMSGNVWEWCWDRFGNFKHTSEHGVMRLLKGGSWLSNGEFCKIDYRLDSYPKTIYSSFGFRLVRNK